A region of Sugiyamaella lignohabitans strain CBS 10342 chromosome A, complete sequence DNA encodes the following proteins:
- the PDB1 gene encoding pyruvate dehydrogenase (acetyl-transferring) subunit E1 beta (E1 beta subunit of the pyruvate dehydrogenase (PDH) complex; PDH is an evolutionarily conserved multi-protein complex found in mitochondria; GO_component: GO:0005759 - mitochondrial matrix [Evidence IEA]; GO_component: GO:0042645 - mitochondrial nucleoid [Evidence IDA] [PMID 15692048]; GO_component: GO:0005967 - mitochondrial pyruvate dehydrogenase complex [Evidence IDA] [PMID 2007123]; GO_component: GO:0005739 - mitochondrion [Evidence IEA]; GO_component: GO:0005739 - mitochondrion [Evidence IDA] [PMID 14576278]; GO_component: GO:0005739 - mitochondrion [Evidence IDA] [PMID 16823961]; GO_component: GO:0005739 - mitochondrion [Evidence IMP] [PMID 8433986]; GO_function: GO:0003824 - catalytic activity [Evidence IEA]; GO_function: GO:0016491 - oxidoreductase activity [Evidence IEA]; GO_function: GO:0004739 - pyruvate dehydrogenase (acetyl-transferring) activity [Evidence IEA]; GO_function: GO:0004739 - pyruvate dehydrogenase (acetyl-transferring) activity [Evidence IMP] [PMID 8433986]; GO_process: GO:0006086 - acetyl-CoA biosynthetic process from pyruvate [Evidence IDA] [PMID 7947791]; GO_process: GO:0006096 - glycolytic process [Evidence IEA]; GO_process: GO:0008152 - metabolic process [Evidence IEA]; GO_process: GO:0055114 - oxidation-reduction process [Evidence IEA]) has translation MDKDEAVFLMGEEVGQYNGAYKVSRGLLDRFGEKRVIDTPITEMGFAGLCVGSALAGLKPVCEFMTFNFAMQAIDQIINSGAKTFYMSGGTQQCNVTFRGPNGAAAGVAAQHSQDYSAWYGAIPGLKVVSPYSAEDAKGLLKSAIRDPNVTIFLENEIMYGESFPVSEEVLSPDFTIPFGVAKVERAGTDITIVAHSRDVGTSLKAADLLKKQYNVEAEVINLRSIKPLDVPSIVKSVKKTNRIISVEAGFPAFGVGSEIAAQIMESEAFDYLDAPVVRVTGAEVPTPYAIELENFAFPTPEVVVRAAKSVLYIDEE, from the coding sequence ATGGACAAAGATGAGGCTGTCTTCTTGATGGGAGAAGAAGTTGGTCAATATAACGGTGCCTACAAGGTCTCGCGTGGTCTTTTAGACCGTTTCGGTGAAAAGCGTGTTATCGATACTCCTATTACTGAGATGGGTTTTGCTGGTCTCTGTGTCGGTTCGGCTCTTGCCGGACTTAAGCCTGTCTGTGAGTTTATGACTTTCAACTTCGCCATGCAAGCCATTGATCAGATCATCAACTCTGGTGCTAAGACTTTCTACATGTCTGGTGGTACTCAACAATGTAACGTCACTTTCCGTGGTCCCAatggtgctgctgcggGTGTCGCTGCTCAACACTCTCAAGACTATTCTGCTTGGTATGGTGCCATCCCTGGTCTTAAGGTCGTGTCTCCCTACTCTGCTGAAGACGCCAAGGGTCTTTTGAAGAGTGCTATTCGTGACCCCAATGTTACCATCTTCTTGGAGAATGAAATCATGTACGGGGAGTCTTTCCCAGTATCTGAGGAGGTCTTGTCCCCTGATTTTACTATTCCTTTCGGTGTTGCCAAGGTTGAACGTGCTGGTACTGATATCACCATTGTTGCCCATTCTAGAGACGTTGGCACCTCTCTCAAGGCTGCTGACCTTCTTAAGAAGCAGTACAACGTTGAGGCTGAAGTCATCAACTTGAGATCTATTAAGCCCCTTGATGTCCCCTCCATTGTTAAGTCTGTCAAGAAGACTAACAGAATCATCTCTGTCGAGGCTGGTTTCCCTGCTTTCGGTGTTGGTTCTGAAATTGCCGCTCAAATCATGGAGTCTGAGGCCTTCGACTACTTGGATGCCCCTGTTGTCCGTGTTACTGGTGCTGAGGTCCCTACTCCTTACGCCATTGAGCTTGAGAACTTTGCTTTCCCCACCCCTGAAGTCGTTGTTCGTGCTGCTAAGTCTGTATTGTACATTGACGAAGAGTAA
- the PUT1 gene encoding proline dehydrogenase (Proline oxidase; nuclear-encoded mitochondrial protein involved in utilization of proline as sole nitrogen source; PUT1 transcription is induced by Put3p in the presence of proline and the absence of a preferred nitrogen source; GO_component: GO:0005759 - mitochondrial matrix [Evidence IEA]; GO_component: GO:0005739 - mitochondrion [Evidence IEA]; GO_component: GO:0005739 - mitochondrion [Evidence IDA] [PMID 14576278]; GO_component: GO:0005739 - mitochondrion [Evidence IDA] [PMID 16823961]; GO_component: GO:0005739 - mitochondrion [Evidence IDA] [PMID 3125423]; GO_function: GO:0016491 - oxidoreductase activity [Evidence IEA]; GO_function: GO:0004657 - proline dehydrogenase activity [Evidence IEA]; GO_function: GO:0004657 - proline dehydrogenase activity [Evidence IDA] [PMID 20450881]; GO_function: GO:0004657 - proline dehydrogenase activity [Evidence IMP] [PMID 387737]; GO_process: GO:0006537 - glutamate biosynthetic process [Evidence IEA]; GO_process: GO:0006537 - glutamate biosynthetic process [Evidence IC] [PMID 387737]; GO_process: GO:0055114 - oxidation-reduction process [Evidence IEA,IEA]; GO_process: GO:0006562 - proline catabolic process [Evidence IEA]; GO_process: GO:0010133 - proline catabolic process to glutamate [Evidence IEA]; GO_process: GO:0010133 - proline catabolic process to glutamate [Evidence IDA] [PMID 20450881]; GO_process: GO:0010133 - proline catabolic process to glutamate [Evidence IMP] [PMID 387737]; GO_process: GO:0006560 - proline metabolic process [Evidence IEA]): MLSRVSCRSSATFRVKGLVGCKAVLPEGIRCIGSSRTRSSTSQLTPADITQTVSAGSATLMSEPLALLPKGQKPKFISALSPKELTSFILLSSVTSSKYLIDLSAKALPYTPNSLVKQFVYPIYCGGETFPEVLETGRKLLNRGIGNMMLSYSVEDAEGNSPAASSALLANAVSEICNSIDEVLVPHYDIAKQAYDEEKSTVVPGQGFIALKPTGLMVGATDILRNFDQPAYADKWQQYLQICRKICQHAAEHGQGKVAVVFDAEKKVLQPGVYAAQRAMMEEFNKPSKEVVVIGTIQMYLQDSLDQLKQELDLAKKNNYQVGLKLVRGAYIHSEPDRMNTIHVDKQSTDNCYNEGVSIMLDDIFEAEKTLSAPVVGKLIVATHNEHSCALVDQRLQNAAAGLGTLQATNLSNRVVFGQLMGMADDQSHELASRGHHVVKYVPWGPAQETKEYLVRRLEENGDAAREGGIKYAKFGVQELFSRLRSKQTA, encoded by the coding sequence ATGCTTAGCCGGGTTAGCTGCCGTTCCTCAGCAACTTTCAGAGTCAAAGGACTTGTGGGCTGTAAAGCGGTATTGCCTGAAGGTATAAGATGCATTGGCTCCTCGCGTACTCGTTCAAGCACTTCGCAACTTACGCCTGCTGATATCACACAGACTGTGTCAGCCGGATCAGCAACTCTCATGTCAGAACCACTTGCTTTGTTACCCAAAGGACAGAAACCAAAATTCATTAGCGCATTGTCTCCTAAAGAGTTGACCAGCtttattcttctttcaaGCGTGACTTCTTCGAAATATCTCATTGATCTATCTGCCAAAGCTCTACCGTATACGCCGAACTCTTTGGTTAAGCAGTTCGTTTATCCTATTTATTGTGGCGGTGAGACCTTTCCGGAAGTTCTTGAAACAGGCCGTAAACTGTTGAATAGGGGAATCGGAAATATGATGCTTTCATACTCGGTTGAAGATGCAGAGGGAAattcaccagcagccagttcTGCACTTCTCGCAAATGCTGTTTCGGAGATTTGCAATTCTATTGATGAGGTATTGGTTCCTCATTATGATATTGCCAAGCAGGCCTATGATGAGGAAAAGTCGACAGTTGTTCCTGGCCAGGGATTCATCGCCTTGAAGCCGACCGGTTTAATGGTTGGAGCAACGGATATTTTGAGAAATTTTGACCAACCGGCGTACGCTGACAAATGGCAGCAGTATCTTCAAATTTGTAGGAAAATTTGTCAACATGCAGCTGAGCACGGTCAAGGCAAGGTTGCCGTTGTTTTTGATGCTGAGAAGAAAGTTCTCCAGCCTGGTGTTTACGCGGCTCAGAGAGCCATGATGGAAGAGTTCAATAAGCCATCCAAGGAGGTAGTCGTAATCGGAACCATTCAAATGTACTTGCAAGACTCTCTAGATCAGCTCAAGCAGGAATTGGATCTGGCgaagaaaaataattacCAAGTAGGATTGAAGCTGGTTAGGGGAGCTTACATTCATTCAGAGCCAGACAGAATGAATACCATCCACGTTGACAAACAGAGCACTGATAATTGCTATAATGAAGGGGTTTCCATTATGCTTGACGACATTTTCGAGGCCGAAAAGACTCTCTCAGCTCCAGTTGTTGGTAAGCTAATTGTCGCTACTCATAATGAGCACTCATGTGCACTTGTCGATCAAAGATTACaaaatgctgctgccggtcTAGGAACTCTGCAAGCCACTAATCTCTCTAACCGTGTTGTATTTGGTCAACTTATGGGAATGGCCGACGACCAGAGCCATGAACTGGCTAGTCGCGGTCATCACGTTGTCAAATACGTTCCCTGGGGACCGGCTCAGGAAACCAAGGAATACTTGGTCAGACGGCTTGAAGAGAACGGAGATGCTGCAAGAGAAGGTGGTATTAAGTACGCAAAGTTTGGAGTTCAAGAACTATTTTCGCGTCTCAGATCTAAACAAACTGCTTAA
- the TCB3 gene encoding Tcb3p (Cortical ER protein involved in ER-plasma membrane tethering; one of 6 proteins (Ist2p, Scs2p, Scs22p, Tcb1p, Tcb2p, Tcb3p) that connect ER to the plasma membrane (PM) and regulate PM phosphatidylinositol-4-phosphate (PI4P) levels by controlling access of Sac1p phosphatase to its substrate PI4P in the PM; localized to the bud via specific mRNA transport; non-tagged protein detected in a phosphorylated state in mitochondria; C-termini of Tcb1p, Tcb2p and Tcb3p interact; GO_component: GO:0005933 - cellular bud [Evidence IDA] [PMID 13679573]; GO_component: GO:0032541 - cortical endoplasmic reticulum [Evidence IDA] [PMID 22250200]; GO_component: GO:0032541 - cortical endoplasmic reticulum [Evidence IDA] [PMID 23237950]; GO_component: GO:0016021 - integral component of membrane [Evidence IEA]; GO_component: GO:0016020 - membrane [Evidence IEA]; GO_component: GO:0005739 - mitochondrion [Evidence IDA] [PMID 14576278]; GO_component: GO:0005739 - mitochondrion [Evidence IDA] [PMID 16823961]; GO_component: GO:0005886 - plasma membrane [Evidence IDA] [PMID 23237950]; GO_function: GO:0005544 - calcium-dependent phospholipid binding [Evidence IEA]; GO_function: GO:0008289 - lipid binding [Evidence IEA]; GO_function: GO:0008289 - lipid binding [Evidence IDA] [PMID 15049706]; GO_function: GO:0046872 - metal ion binding [Evidence IEA]; GO_process: GO:0090158 - endoplasmic reticulum membrane organization [Evidence IGI] [PMID 23237950]; GO_process: GO:0060304 - regulation of phosphatidylinositol dephosphorylation [Evidence IGI] [PMID 23237950]), whose product MSHFFKQGGHAAKGLAHNIHNTVHSGGSKAEHALSDAVGNDPHEVASAVNEQVGQYGEVTDIRNEPGTDAAHSKSEDHPVPLASSSPARPSAGHGPGPSRGPGAEAGAGAHAVSPPPDSSGAASPDHGFSFSDDRPVKRSADRPEPVNGSNQQASNLPNQQTGSQSNEQQHQEHQERQQQSQQSSQQSNQRPGQQQGQQANQQQSGQQSRSQSGQQSDPEPGSNQDGPKEGVLLSEHTDKPIAPVTKPESAKKPADSEVSKSISQEEIDKKKNTLSGKLTAKKPIVPDYVGWKEVGGWDERAQLESDEEVEDLLARSTLLESYVSDKFYGDWYHNTVLIVLACFFSWLVARLGGGIAWLSIIIAFVGTAYRTSIRRLRRNVRDDVTRLMGIKKLETDTETMEWLNSFLVKFWLIYEPVLSEQVITIGNQVLADATPGFIESLSLDTFTLGTKPPRIDHVRTFPKTDDDVAVMDWAFSFTPNDIEDLTARQLKSKVNPKVALGVRVGKGIVSKSLPILVEDMSFSGLMRVRVKMMTTFPHVQTVDVSFLEPPAIDFVLKPIGGDTLGFDINIIPGLSKFIKEMIDANAGPMLYAPNAFQLNVEQMLAGAGLDSAVGVLAVTINNAKNLRGSDAIGNTVDPYVKLSFNDREELARTSIKSNTKTPTWKETKYLLVKNLNEVLSLEVVDFNDFRKDKSIGIATFALDKLKDVPDHENVTAEILAGTKSRGGLAFDLHWYPVLEGKKLDDGTVEPPPESNSGIVRFTVHQCKDLDAKKSLVGQLSTYADLQLDGKTLQTTKTVKRNNSPVWDHSYEFLVPNKAKAQLGTIVRDSRGLATDPVVGSYKLPLQSLISATEQGKDWFDMTPSGRVRLSATWKPVAIKDIGGSSYVEPIGVLRLNLIRASGLRNLEKIGTIDPYMRVMVGGFAKGRTSARDSTLDPVFNEIIYVPIQNENQDIVLDAMDIEKNGKDRSVGSYSFKISKYVKTDSSGQYLEYKSKDVVNGQLVYPKRGAKGTISFTAEFYPTVPVMDIEEAKQRKKAKEEEEKQKAEEAAKDPKKAEADRKAAAEKPSTEENADTGRKLLDIPLPELIKNQSGVIAVSIEDVSTSIPTSFLRVFFDHAPYPVFFSSKLKGSRNRVLESADFMVRELEYSKTIFELVAKEDSYSESNVLATVTLPTLDVLKSAYEEPKVINLSGRGGKAQVRIKTRYFPVEKFNLDPIESISNQGTVAINLIGADDIEAADRSGKSDPYIVFKLNDSETLYKTQTVKKTLNPVWNEKFEVPIQDRIRSKLAAKLYDWDMGPGDDDYLGQAIIPLDKLEPLKAEELTLPIDHKGNLRLAVQFKPGYVRRTLGVDNGTIAVLGAGSVAGGINNVVGGVGGVAGGAMGAAGGVAGGVAGGVAGGVGKGAGLLKSAFGRGNKSSGNGNNGGNSSANTSAVADTSSVYDDHSSSNGHKRANSITSSVMAGNGSETVSGTITVLAIRGLDVSHLQARAYLAGAKREKELFKSKSVKPTNNEAKFEESFTFKGTVDSTLIFRVREHKSIGRDNEIGQATISLADISHEGEQSLPCGDGEIDISLRLGLK is encoded by the exons ATGAGCCATTTTTTCAAACAAGGTGGCCATGCTGCCAAAGGATTGGCTCACAATATTCATAACACGGTCCATTCTGGTGGCTCAAAAGCTGAGCATGCTTTGAGTGATGCTGTTGGTAACGATCCTCATGAGGTTGCTTCGGCTGTGAACGAACAAGTTGGCCAGTATGGAGAGGTCACTGATATTCGAAATGAACCTGGTACTGATGCAGCTCATAGCAAGAGCGAAGACCACCCAGTTCCTTTGGCTAGCTCTAGTCCTGCTAGACCCAGTGCTGGACATGGCCCGGGACCCAGTCGTGGCCCGGGAGCTGAAGCGGGTGCCGGTGCACACGCTGTTAGTCCTCCTCCAGATTCATCCGGGGCTGCTAGTCCTGATCACggattttcattttctgaCGACAGACCTGTGAAACGAAGTGCGGACAGACCAGAG CCTGTGAATGGATCTAATCAACAAGCTAGTAACTTGCCGAATCAACAAACTGGTTCCCAGTCTaatgaacaacaacaccaagAACACCAAGAACGTCAGCAACAAAGCCAGCAGTCTAGCCAACAATCTAACCAACGGCCTGGTCAGCAACAAGGCCAACAGGCcaatcaacaacaatctgGTCAGCAATCTCGCTCCCAGTCTGGACAGCAGTCTGATCCTGAGCCAGGCTCGAATCAGGATGGACCTAAAGAGGGGGTTCTGCTAAGCGAGCACACTGATAAACCAATTGCTCCTGTAACCAAGCCAGAGTCAGCTAAGAAGCCAGCTGACTCCGAAGTTTCGAAGTCTATTTCTCAAGAAGAAAttgacaagaagaagaatacTCTTTCTGGCAAGCTTACTGCCAAGAAACCCATTGTACCCGACTATGTTGGCTGGAAAGAAGTGGGTGGTTGGGATGAGCGGGCTCAACTGGAATCTGATGAGGAGGTTGAGGACCTTCTTGCAAGGTCCACCTTGTTGGAGTCCTATGTAAGTGACAAGTTCTATGGAGACTGGTACCACAATACTGTGTTGATCGTCCTGgcctgtttcttctcttggCTGGTTGCCAGACTTGGAGGTGGTATTGCTTGGTTATCCATTATTATTGCCTTTGTTGGCACCGCGTATCGAACTAGCATCCGTCGTTTACGTCGAAATGTTCGTGACGATGTTACGCGTCTCATGGGTATTAAAAAGCTGGAAACCGACACTGAGACTATGGAGTGGTTGAACTCATTCTTGGTTAAATTTTGGCTTATTTACGAACCTGTATTGTCTGAGCAAGTGATCACCATTGGAAATCAAGTCCTTGCTGATGCAACTCCCGGATTCATTGAATCGTTGTCTCTTGACACGTTTACTTTGGGTACCAAGCCTCCTCGTATTGATCATGTCCGTACTTTTCCCAAGACTGATGATGACGTTGCAGTAATGGATTGGGCCTTTTCGTTCACTCCCAATGATATTGAGGATTTGACTGCTAGACAACTCAAATCTAAGGTCAACCCCAAGGTAGCTCTCGGTGTGAGAGTTGGTAAGGGAATTGTATCAAAATCACTACCAATCTTGGTTGAGGATATGTCCTTTTCTGGTTTGATGCGCGTCCGAGTcaagatgatgacaactTTCCCTCATGTTCAAACTGTTGACGTTTCGTTTTTGGAACCTCCTGCTATTGATTTCGTGCTGAAGCctattggtggtgatactcttggttttgatatcaacatTATCCCTGGTCTTTCGAAGTTTATCAAGGAGATGATTGATGCAAATGCTGGACCCATGTTGTATGCTCCAAATGCATTCCAACTCAATGTGGAACAAATGcttgctggtgctggtttggATTCTGCTGTTGGCGTATTGGCGGTGACTATCAATAACGCCAAAAATCTTAGGGGATCTGATGCTATTGGCAATACCGTTGATCCTTATGTTAAACTCTCATTCAACGACCGTGAGGAACTTGCTCGAACTAGTATCAAATCTAACACCAAGACCCCTACATGGAAGGAGACAAAGTATTTGCTTGTTAAAAATCTTAACGAAGTTCTGTCACTCgaggttgttgatttcaatgATTTCCGCAAGGACAAGTCTATTGGTATAGCTACTTTTGCACTGGACAAACTCAAGGATGTTCCCGATCATGAAAATGTCACTGCTGAAATCCTTGCTGGTACTAAGAGCAGAGGTGGTCTTGCTTTTGATTTGCACTGGTATCCTGTCTTGGAAGGCAAGAAGCTTGATGACGGTACTGTCGAACCTCCTCCAGAGTCCAACTCCGGTATTGTTCGCTTTACAGTTCATCAGTGCAAGGACCTAGATGCTAAGAAGTCCCTTGTCGGTCAGTTGTCCACTTATGCTGACTTGCAATTGGATGGAAAGACCTTGCAGACTACTAAGACTGTTAAGCGAAACAATAGCCCCGTTTGGGACCATTCTTATGAGTTCTTGGTTCCCAACAAAGCCAAGGCCCAACTTGGTACTATTGTTCGCGACTCTCGTGGCTTGGCTACAGACCCAGTGGTTGGTTCTTACAAGCTTCCATTGCAGTCTTTAATATCTGCCACTGAACAAGGAAAGGACTGGTTTGACATGACTCCTTCAGGTAGGGTTCGTCTCAGTGCTACTTGGAAGCCTGTTGCCATTAAGGATATTGGTGGTAGCAGTTATGTTGAGCCTATTGGAGTTCTCAGACTTAATCTCATCAGAGCTAGTGGATTACGCAATCTGGAGAAAATCGGTACTATCGATCCTTATATGAGAGTCATGGTCGGTGGTTTTGCAAAGGGAAGAACTTCCGCTCGGGATTCGACGCTGGACCCTGTTTTCAATGAAATCATTTATGTTCCCATTCAGAACGAAAACCAGGATATTGTTTTAGACGCTATGGATATTGAGAAGAACGGAAAAGATCGCAGTGTTGGGTCGTACTCATTTAAAATTTCCAAATATGTTAAGACAGACAGCTCTGGACAGTATCTTGAGTATAAGTCCAAGGATGTTGTCAATGGACAGCTGGTTTACCCCAAGCGTGGAGCCAAAGGTACTATTTCGTTCACGGCTGAGTTTTATCCCACTGTTCCTGTAATGGACATCGAGGAGGCTAAGCAACGAAAGAAGgccaaggaagaagaagagaaacagaaggcggaagaagcagccaaGGACCCTAAAAAAGCAGAAGCTGACCGAAAGGCAGCAGCTGAGAAGCCATCTACAGAAGAGAATGCTGACACTGGTCGGAAACTACTGGACATTCCACTTCCTGAATTGATCAAGAACCAATCGGGTGTTATTGCCGTTAGCATTGAAGATGTCTCGACCTCTATCCCCACATCATTCCTTCGTGTATTTTTCGATCATGCTCCTTATCcagtcttcttcagttcGAAGTTGAAGGGTTCTAGGAACAGAGTTTTGGAATCCGCCGACTTTATGGTTCGTGAACTGGAGTACTCCAAAACTatttttgaacttgttgCTAAGGAGGATAGCTATTCTGAAAGCAATGTCCTCGCTACCGTTACATTGCCAACTCTCGATGTCCTTAAATCTGCTTATGAAGAGCCTAAGGTCATTAACTTATCAGGACGTGGAGGCAAAGCTCAAGTTCGTATTAAGACAAGATACTTCCCGGTTGAGAAGTTTAACTTGGACCCTATTGAGAGCATTTCCAACCAAGGAACTGTTGCAATTAATCTTATCGGTGCCGATGATATCGAGGCTGCAGATAGAAGCGGAAAATCTGATCCCTACATAGTTTTCAAACTTAACGATAGTGAAACTCTGTATAAGACTCAGAcagtgaagaagacacTCAATCCTGTTTGGAATGAGAAGTTTGAGGTGCCTATACAAGATAGAATTCGCAGTAAACTTGCTGCCAAGCTTTATGATTGGGATATGGGTCCaggtgatgatgattattTGGGTCAAGCTATTATTCCTCTAGATAAGCTGGAGCCTTTGAAGGCTGAGGAATTGACACTTCCTATTGATCACAAAGGTAATCTTCGTCTGGCTGTTCAGTTTAAACCGGGATATGTTAGAAGAACTCTTGGTGTAGACAACGGTACTATAGCAGTTCttggtgctggttctgtCGCTGGTGGCATTAATAATGTTGTAGGAGGTGTTGGAGGCGTCGCGGGTGGTGCGatgggtgctgctggtggcgttgctggtggtgttgctggcggtgttgctggtggcGTTGGCAAGGGTGCTGGTCTTCTTAAGAGTGCATTTGGCCGTGGAAACAAGAGTAGTGGAAATGGCAATAATGGCGGAAATTCATCGGCGAATACCAgcgctgttgctgatacttCCTCGGTCTATGATGATCACTCCAGTTCTAATGGTCATAAGAGAGCAAATTCTATAACCAGCTCAGTTATGGCCGGTAATGGTTCCGAAACTGTATCAGGTACTATTACTGTGTTGGCAATCAGAGGCCTTGATGTTTCGCACTTGCAAGCTCGTGCATATTTAGCAGGTGCTAAGCGTGAAAAGGAGCTGTTCAAATCGAAGTCAGTTAAGCCAACAAATAACGAAGCTAAGTTTGAGGAATCGTTTACATTCAAAGGTACTGTCGATTCTACACTTATATTCCGAGTGCGTGAACATAAGAGTATTGGTAGAGACAACGAAATTGGGCAAGCCACCATATCCCTTGCTGACATTAGCCACGAGGGAGAGCAGTCTCTACCATGTGGTGACGGTGAAATCGATATTTCCCTTCGACTAGGTTTGAAATAA